From the genome of Hymenobacter cellulosilyticus, one region includes:
- a CDS encoding RecB family exonuclease, which produces MALEKILDSRVPVTLDNGETFDLIVFGYTDRLDELPDGRLRVVDYKTGLVQPYDLKLQKRGDDATAATNRLLNDATSSADKVRQLWLYRFMLERAGQSAADAAIISLRNLAAGPMTADMAFLTEDGTSFVQKGEELLTQFASKIMDPKEPIRKTDDLERCQFCPYRGICAR; this is translated from the coding sequence GTGGCGCTGGAAAAAATCCTGGATTCGCGGGTGCCCGTGACGCTGGACAATGGGGAAACTTTCGACCTGATTGTATTTGGCTACACCGACCGGCTCGACGAACTGCCCGACGGCCGCCTGCGCGTAGTCGACTACAAGACCGGCCTGGTGCAGCCCTACGACCTCAAGCTGCAGAAGCGCGGCGACGATGCTACGGCGGCCACCAACCGCCTGCTGAATGACGCCACTTCTTCGGCCGACAAAGTGCGGCAGCTCTGGCTGTACCGCTTCATGCTGGAACGGGCCGGTCAATCCGCTGCCGATGCTGCCATCATTTCCTTGCGCAACCTGGCAGCCGGCCCCATGACGGCCGACATGGCGTTTCTGACCGAAGACGGTACCTCCTTCGTCCAGAAAGGCGAAGAACTGCTCACCCAGTTTGCCAGCAAAATCATGGACCCCAAAGAGCCCATTCGCAAAACCGACGACTTGGAGCGGTGTCAGTTCTGTCCCTACCGCGGCATCTGCGCCCGGTAA